The sequence below is a genomic window from Desulfobacterales bacterium.
TTTTCAGCCCTCGCTTTTTCTTTTTCAGCCCTCGCTTTTTCCTTTTCAGCCCTCGCTTTTTCTTCCTCAGCCCTCGCTTTTTCCTTTTCAGCCCTCGCTTTTTCTTCCTCAGCCCTTGTGTCTGCTTCTTTAACTCTTATTTGTTCTTCTTTCAATTTTAATTCTACTTCTGTAAAAAACAAAAATTTTCGACCATCAGGCCTGTAGATATTTAAATCATTATCTTCAATTTCAAAATGAATTTTCAATCTTGGACTAATAAAACCCTGCATATTTTTAACTGGTTCTAATCGATTATTAATCCGCTTAAATCCTTTAATTTTTATTTTGTCAGGGTCATAAATATAATATTCTTCAACACCATATTGTTCATAAAACTTAAATTTTTTCGTCATTTCAGCTTTTCTATTTCCTGGAGAAAGCACTTCAAATACAACTTGCGGAGGGATATTTTTTTCTTTCCACTGCAAGTAAGATCCCCTATGCCCTTTTAGCCTTCCGAATACAACCATAGCATCTGGAGCAGCTCGTAGCTTATTATTACCTTCTACAGGATACCAAAGCAAGTCTCCAGCAATAAAAACTTTTGGCTTGTCTAAAAATAACACTTCCAAACCCTCTTTTATTTTTACTATCCATTCAAACTGCTTTGTATTATCAGCCATTCTTTTTCCATCGCTTTCAGGGTAAATAATTTCAGATTTAATTTTTCTTACAACAGTTCCAAATGAACTTTTACTGTCTAATGCTTGGATATATGGTTTTATAACACGAGGCATATATAACTCCTCTATTCGTTTTCGCTAAAAAGATCTTGTTCGTCTAAGTTTTCTATTGCGTCTTCTTTTTGTACTTCATTTTTTTCATCAATAATTCTTAAACCATCCATAAGAAGCCCCATAAAATTCCCTAAAATTTTTCCTCTTTTATCTTCTTCAGATACTCCAGGAACGAACTTAAACCTTCCTTCTCTTTCCCTTAAAACATCAAAAAATGCATCTTTTCCACTTTTTTTATTATAAAAAGCGTCAACAATATTTCCTTCATTAAATATAACTTTTCCTTCTCCTTTAGAAAGAACCATATTAATAATACCTGTTTTTCTATTAATATTAAGTGTTTGAAATAATTCTGCTGGAGGCATTTCGTTTAATTTTCCTACCATTGCTGACGCAAAATCTTCAGCTCTTACTATATTCGACTTTGCGAGTCTCTGGGCAAGAAGTTTAGTAAAATACATTTGTACTGATGGAAAACGAGATAGAATTTTTGAAAAATTTTTACCGCTGATATATAAAATAGTAGTATTTGTAATGGCTTTTATTGTTGCTCCGACAGGATCTCCGCTGATAAGACTCATTTCTCCGAATACATCACCTTTATTTAATGTAGCGATAGGTATATCAGATTCATCAACTACATCTACTTTACCGCTTAACAATATATATAAATTTTTACCGGGCTCTCCTTTTTTAAGTATGACATTTCCTTTTATAAATCGTTTTAATTTTAAAAAGGAAATAAATTTCTTAATGTTAGGCTCATCAAGGGAACTAAAAATTGAAAAATTTTTGAGTAATTTAACTACAGCATCAATATTTTTATTCGCTTCTGTTTCAACAGCGTCAGTAGCTATTTCATTATCTTGCTTTTCTTCTTTTGAGTAATCAAACTCAATTACTCCCTGACATCCGCTGGTATCTCCGCTACAAGACGCAGACCATTCCGATTCTCTGTTGCTATCCCATGTTTTAAGGTGATTTATCAGATCAAGCATGAATGTAAGACAAACCGGTTGGCCTTCAGACATTAAAAGCCCTCTGCCTGATATTACGAATTCATCGCCTATTTTATAATAAGGACATTGCTGATTTTTCGTAATACGGATAATTGATAATGAATAATCCATTTTTTTTCCTTTTTATAAATTTTTTATCTCTCATTAAAAAAGCAGTCATTACTACACATAATTTTCTCTTTCAAGTCAAGCAAATAATTCTTTAAGAAATTTTCTTTTTTATGTTGCTACAATTTATAGAAAAGTGTTTTGTGTGTCCTTAATTTTAGTTTACAGTTATCTTATTTACAAAATATCAAATTTCCTGTAAATGTAAATGATACGCTTAAATACCCCCTCTAATTTCAATTATAGACTTTGCATTAAGCAATTTAACAAATAGAGGCTAAAATAAATATGAATAATGAATTTTTAAAAAAGTTTTCCCAGACAGCTGTAGAAATAATACAGTCCCAAATTAAAAATAATCAAGATGTAAGCGAAGATTTTCTATATGAAAAACTCAGCTCTTTATTAGAAAGTATAAGTTCAGATTGTCCAGAAAAC
It includes:
- a CDS encoding Uma2 family endonuclease; protein product: MPRVIKPYIQALDSKSSFGTVVRKIKSEIIYPESDGKRMADNTKQFEWIVKIKEGLEVLFLDKPKVFIAGDLLWYPVEGNNKLRAAPDAMVVFGRLKGHRGSYLQWKEKNIPPQVVFEVLSPGNRKAEMTKKFKFYEQYGVEEYYIYDPDKIKIKGFKRINNRLEPVKNMQGFISPRLKIHFEIEDNDLNIYRPDGRKFLFFTEVELKLKEEQIRVKEADTRAEEEKARAEKEKARAEEEKARAEKEKARAEKEKARAEKEKARAEMLEAKLKELGIQL
- a CDS encoding cyclic nucleotide-binding domain-containing protein → MDYSLSIIRITKNQQCPYYKIGDEFVISGRGLLMSEGQPVCLTFMLDLINHLKTWDSNRESEWSASCSGDTSGCQGVIEFDYSKEEKQDNEIATDAVETEANKNIDAVVKLLKNFSIFSSLDEPNIKKFISFLKLKRFIKGNVILKKGEPGKNLYILLSGKVDVVDESDIPIATLNKGDVFGEMSLISGDPVGATIKAITNTTILYISGKNFSKILSRFPSVQMYFTKLLAQRLAKSNIVRAEDFASAMVGKLNEMPPAELFQTLNINRKTGIINMVLSKGEGKVIFNEGNIVDAFYNKKSGKDAFFDVLREREGRFKFVPGVSEEDKRGKILGNFMGLLMDGLRIIDEKNEVQKEDAIENLDEQDLFSENE